One Nematostella vectensis chromosome 10, jaNemVect1.1, whole genome shotgun sequence genomic window, TGTGGGGTTGATTTGTAGATCATATCTTAGGAGACCAAACAGAACAACGCAGATTACCCGTCCGTCTGTGACAGAGTTTGCGTGAACTCCTATGCTCGCGCATAACGTCCTATGGGCGGCAGTAGATGGATTAACTTGAACGAGGGCCCCAATCCACTCACAAACACCTTGACTGGAAAGAATAAAGTTTCAACTTCTAAACGTTGCCATGGCAGATGGTTATAGAAatgaaaaggaaagaaaaaatatttctttccTGGTCAGTCTCAATCATGCTACGGGCATGTGTTTACCTCAAATCTAGATACGATAGGATAAAATACGGATTTACTCTAAGTGAATAGCTCGTTATTTTCTAAGCAATATTAAACGCTCTCATTGTATCTTCAATGAAAGCATTGTACATGtacaaaaatttaaaaaaagcactTCGGGTTTACAAAGAAATGTCCCCAAACTCAATTTTGAAAAGAGGTGATGTTTCAATCTTTAAATAATATCAAGCTTCTGAGTAATGGACCGAATAAAGTAGACGCGGGGAATCACAGGAAATAACAATACTAGTGGTGACGGGAGTAGATCAACGATGGATTAAGATGGAAAATACCCTATTAATAAATGCAGTTAGCCAAATGGTCTACTTGCCTTATTATTGTACTAATATGAAGTTAGCCAAATGGTCTACTTGCCTTATTATTGTACTAATATGATTAAGGCTAACACTTcattgtttttaattaaattttgtACAAGTGAGCATGACGTCTTCCATAGATCGAGAAGTCATTaataatgtattttttctgttacttgtaataaataatatcATAAACAGGAAAAAGAAAGGACTCCCCTGATTTCTGAAATTTTACttcttttgtgtgtgtgtgatggggggggggggggggatgttaATTACACTCGAGTTTTGATACAATGTTTTTTCATCATATCCATATCGCCCTTCTGGAATAATGTTTCGCTTTTTTGCCTCGAGTAACAGCGGCTTGTCGTGCCGCGACGGGTCATCACAAAAGGATCCACCTCATGATAACCTCCTGCTCACACGAGAATAATTAAGCTATCATTGCTAGACCGCAACAAAAAAGGCGAACGCAATTAACAAAAGCGGATAACACTTTGTGGTTGGCAATAATGGGAGGCAATAtctgaattatttttttgtagggAATAATTACCCGATTGAACTCgctttattttcaaatgaaGCCTTTATACACCGGCGCCGACAGCAAAATCATTCGggctgtgtatttttttttctaaatggccGATAGAGCCTGAGGCGAGCACAGGTGGCAGCGTGTTATTAGCTTCTCAATGAATGGCGTGTTCCGGGTTTGTATCCTGACTCTCACTGGAGATTTTTCCCATTTCTTGactcgaatttgtgtcacaaatgAGTTGAAGCTCTTTCTCctgtgtttccagtcttcttgTATAAGATACACTAAACTGAATCGAAGGGACGCAAAAAACCCTTTCTCATCAGAACACCCACTCCCTTTTCAACACgatcccccttcccccttttaAACACAACTTCCCTTCTCAACAGAATACTCTACCCCCTTCTCAACAGAACACTCTACCCCCTTCTCAACAGAACACCTCCACCCCCCTTCTCAACAGAACACTCTACCCCCTCCTCAACAGAACACTCTACCCCCTTCTCAACagaacaccccccccccttctcaaCAGAATACTCTACCCCCTTCTCAACAGAATACTCTACCCCCTTCTCAACAGAACACTCTACCCCCTTCTCAACAGAACACTCTACCCCCTTCTCAACAGAACACTCTACCCCCTTCTCAACAGAACACCCTCTCCCCTTCTTATCAGAACACCCTCTCCCCTTCTCGTCAGAAAACCCTCTCCCCTTCTCGTCAGAACACCCTTTCCCCTTCTCGTCAGAACACCCTCTCCCCTTCTCGTCAGAACACCCTCTCCCCTTCTCGTCAGAACACCCTCTCCCCTTCTCGTCAGAAAACCCTCTCCCCTTATACCAACAGAACACTGTCCCCTTATCAACCTAACtaataaaattataaacagGGAAAGGAAAGGATTTCCCTAATTTCTGAAATTTAACTTATTTCGGGCTTTTTTTGCCTCGAGTAACAGCGGCTTGCCGTGCCGCGACAGGTCATCACAAAAGGATCCACCTTATGATAACCCCTCGCTCACACTAGAGTAATAATGCTATCATTGCTAGAACGCAACAAAATAGGCGAAAGCAGTTAACAAAGCGGATAACACTTTGTGTTTGGCAATAATGGGAGGCAATGCCTGAATTATTTATTGGAGGGAATAATCACTCGATTGAACTCGCTTTATTTTCAAAGGAAGTCCGTATACACCGGCGCCGACAGCAAAATCATTCGAGctgtgcatttttttttctaaatagcCGATAGAGCCTGAGGCGAGCACAGGTGGCAGCGTGTTATTAGCTTCTCAATGGTGTGTTCCGGGTTTGTATCCTGACTCtcactggggatttttcccaTTTCTTGACTCGAATTTGTGTCATGAGTTGAAGCTCTTTCTCTTgattccagtcttctcgggtAAGTTGCACTACACTAAACTGAATAAAGGGACGCAAAAGAAACTGTTCCCTGTCTCATCAGAACACTCTTCCTCTTTTTTGTCAGAATACCTCACTTCCTTCTGAACAGAACACCCTCTCTCCTTTCTCAACAGAACACCCTTCCCCTCTTTTTAACAcaacccccccttcccctttcctATCAGAACACCCCCCTTCTAAACAGAACACCCTCTCCCATTCTCAACAGAACACCCTCTCCCCTTCTCAACAGTTCCCCCCGGAATTCACCTGTCCTGTTACAGTTGGTTATATTAAAATGCTAATGTTTGTATTTTCGCGTCCGCCTAAAACTTAGTCATTGTCGTTTGGAAAATAGCGTCGTCCAAATACAATCCAATACATTGAATACGCGCTTTTCCCCAACAATAAGTTTCGGATGGCACGAAACTGCAAAGACAATTGTAAGAAATCGGTTTTTATTCAAATgatttgtttctcttcttaaTTCACGTAGTGGCAGTCCTAGTCTTAATGTGGCGCGTACTCAAACACAGCAGGACACATTCCTTCCGATGTCATTAGGATCTGCACACAAGGCAAATGACTTCAGTAATAAAACGATGGAGTAAATGGCGTTATACGCCAACATTGCGGAAAGAGGGGTCAAATCTTGTCAGGACTCAGTTTCACATTTATATCGAGGCTGGAAAATCGCGCCAACTTGCAAGTTACCGATTTGCGTGTTAAGCCTATGTTCAATGACGAGTTTTAAGGTAACCGGTAAAAAATCTTCTTAACGACTCAAGTAGAAAAGTATGCATGAAAACATTTAATAACGAATCCGTAATGTGAACGCCATTTTCAACCATGACGTAAATAAAGTAAATATGATATGGTCAATATGTACCTAAATCCTTTTCACTTTTTTAACTAATTTTCAGCTTATTCGCAGATTGTTTCTAAGATACCTGAAAATTGCACAATAATTTCGCTGTGGTCTCTACactttaaaggttttatttgtCTCACAGGCCTTTTAACCGTACTTACAGTGCTTCGAGGATAAAGTCAGTCGCATTTTAAATTCAACATGGCAGTGGCAGATTTCTGAGATGACTACCAATTTGTAGAAAAAAGCCTTAAAGTTGTTAGAGCGCAAGCCAAACATTTGTTGGAGCTCGAACGATGCAGCGGGCCAACAGCTATATCTCCCTAGTGGCGACGCCGTTTATTCTTGTGGGAAACATTCTGGTGTTTATCTCTGTCTTCGGCAAAAAGAGGCAGATGCGCACGTTTACGAGCATTCTCCTGGCAAACCTCGCAGCTGCCGATTTCTGCTTCGGACTTGTGGAGTCCCTCAAGGCTCTGACCTTTCAAATAACAACCCGCAACTTCAAGTCCGGATTCTTCTGCAGGGTTACTGGGTATATCACGTTCATCACGCTTGTCGTGTCTATCGGGACGTTAACCGTGATCGCACACGCGAGACACTCTGCTGTTATTTCCCCTTTGCGCTTTAGGCGACACCGTAGTCGGTGCAACATTGTTTTCATAGTCGTCTCGACTTGGCTGACAGCGTTGGTCTTCACGTGTCCTATAGTACTTCTATCCCGCACAACAACAGGCATTGGAAAGCGAAACTGCGCGGTCTCTCCTGTAAGTCTGCAATACGGTATATACCATGTGTGTATTGGGTTATTGGGGATCCTAGTGCCCTGCTCCGTTACAGGATATTGCTATATCAAAGTAATTCATAAGCTCTGGTATCCACAAAGTATAATCCGTGCATCAGGACACACTGTTTATCGGTCTCGTAAGAGGTTAATCAAGCTGCTAATTCTGATGACAACACTGTTTTTCACTTGCTGGATGGCTCTGTGCGTCCAACAAGTGCTCTTTATTGTTGATATGTATAGTGATTCTCTAGAGATCACGTGCTTTTTCCTGCTTCACGTGAACGCTTGCTGTAACCCTGTGGTGTACTCGCTACATAATCCAAAGCTCAGGAAATGCATGAACCGACTTGTGCATCATAAACGTGTTCGCACGAGCCCTCCGCGTGCTGTACACGTGCTCGCAATGACGTAGACGTGATTGTACGATTCCTTAAAGAACGTCGAccacccactcctttgttattgtctaTCCTCGAAAATACAGCGGTTAATTCGCAAGGAAGCTTCAAAATCACAATCTACGaattactcgcttgaattagccaatGAAAATGGATGTTTTATGTGACTCGctattgagcgggagcataaaatggcggcgtgattggccttatTTAACAGCGGGCTAAATCATCCATATCGAATGATTTAGTACAAGGCGACCTTCTTTGGCATCTGTTTAATgatctttaaaaaagaaatgaatatTTTGCATTGGTGTAACCTTCGCGATGCACACAAGTTAACACGAGCAGTCACCAAGATAGTCACGTGTCCGCGGCTGGTTATGAGCAGAAGTTGGCAAGGTCACACTGTTTCTCGGCAAGTCTACGTTCTCAAGTACCTTTTGCATGTCCTACACCGACGTGACACCAGAACGTGGTTGATAAACCCGATTTATTAAGAACACAGGCCGATAACCATAATCATGCATAATGTCAAATGTAAAATGCAGGCACGCGTAGAGTCCCACACCCGTGCATATTAGAGATCTCACTAAAAgtcatataaaaaaattaacaaaaaagaGGAAGTAAGCCTCTGTTATTTCAGCTtcaatttttgaaaaaaaaatttatgaCAGGAAAATACCGTGACCAAGTCGACAtcttaagggtgtactgacattagtgttgctcagtAACGACGTTGCTACGCTGGTGGCGTTGAGCGCGCTCGTAAACATAACACGGAATTCGTCATTCGCAAGCTTTCCTGAagcaaaagaaacaaaaaaaatatgcgttTCAAGTTCCCCAAAATTGACTTTAAGTTGATCTCAGCCTTTTCGGGTTATGATATTTCCCATATTTTGTGAAAACGAAGATTTCCATCATGTCATGATagaaattgaaaaagtattttaaaatcctgatgcagcgcgcgctactTTGAAATACGATTTTCAGTGCGTGCGCGAGCGTTTGCAACCGGCGGTGTTTGCAGCTCGCAAAagtagtgaaaattgaaaactttggcttcGAAAAGGTTGGCTTGACTAAATCTTCGCTGTATCGTTCCTTTGAAGTGTAAATACCACGAAACACTATTGGGATTTGTCTTTAAActttatttcaatttcatcatgTGAGATATCAGTGTGTCTGAGCAGGCCGAATGTGCACGCGCGGGCTTTGTATCACTTCCGGTTCtgcgttttctaaaaaagctttattttgtccccaaattatttcaaaacgcaatattttttctgcattcctttttattaaaatctccttcatatagccaagcatggatttaacgttaatctaacagaaaccaaaattatatcaaataatctggatttcaggacctttaaaaaatgataaaaaaaaccaaTTACTCAATAATTTGTAAAACGCATGCTTGGCTGAATGCACTCACCCCTCAAGATTCATAAAgcgtattctatatttgttttcgagcaattttacttgaaatatGTGCTTTTATCTAtatctatgacgtcacggGGTAAC contains:
- the LOC5522080 gene encoding somatostatin receptor type 4, which codes for MQRANSYISLVATPFILVGNILVFISVFGKKRQMRTFTSILLANLAAADFCFGLVESLKALTFQITTRNFKSGFFCRVTGYITFITLVVSIGTLTVIAHARHSAVISPLRFRRHRSRCNIVFIVVSTWLTALVFTCPIVLLSRTTTGIGKRNCAVSPVSLQYGIYHVCIGLLGILVPCSVTGYCYIKVIHKLWYPQSIIRASGHTVYRSRKRLIKLLILMTTLFFTCWMALCVQQVLFIVDMYSDSLEITCFFLLHVNACCNPVVYSLHNPKLRKCMNRLVHHKRVRTSPPRAVHVLAMT